From a region of the Janthinobacterium sp. 61 genome:
- a CDS encoding TadE/TadG family type IV pilus assembly protein, protein MQIRNSCRGKSCLKKRPRGAALVEFALIAPILFFLIAMIMELGIMFWVNLTMQYAVREGARYSITGQNNLDPASANKQRYEAVLQKINDSSLGLYAMVSPVVVVNGVSQAPSAYNNNMFGSAGDIVVLQVNCTWPVITPAWRLMALLNPKTSTSAPGQYAFSVAATMRNEAF, encoded by the coding sequence ATGCAGATTAGAAACAGCTGTAGAGGAAAGTCGTGCCTGAAAAAACGCCCACGTGGCGCAGCGCTGGTGGAATTTGCCTTGATCGCCCCTATCCTCTTTTTCCTTATCGCCATGATCATGGAACTGGGGATCATGTTCTGGGTCAACCTGACGATGCAATACGCCGTGCGCGAAGGGGCCCGCTACTCCATCACGGGGCAAAACAACCTTGATCCGGCCAGCGCCAACAAACAGCGCTACGAGGCCGTGCTACAAAAGATCAACGACAGTTCGCTGGGCCTGTATGCCATGGTCAGTCCCGTGGTGGTGGTCAATGGCGTATCGCAAGCGCCCTCCGCCTACAACAACAATATGTTCGGCTCGGCCGGCGATATCGTTGTGCTGCAGGTGAACTGCACCTGGCCCGTCATCACCCCCGCATGGCGCTTGATGGCCTTGCTCAATCCCAAAACTTCCACCAGTGCGCCCGGCCAGTATGCCTTCAGCGTCGCGGCCACCATGCGTAACGAGGCCTTCTGA